One segment of Pseudomonas asgharzadehiana DNA contains the following:
- the amaB gene encoding L-piperidine-6-carboxylate dehydrogenase: MVAALLDRLGVNPALYQAGKQPVHSPIDGSLIGSVQWEGAAEVEQQVSRAEHAFQAWRNVPAPRRGELVRQFGDVLREYKADLGELVSWEAGKITQEGLGEVQEMIDICDFAVGLSRQLYGLTIASERPGHHMRETWHPLGVVGVISAFNFPVAVWAWNTALALVCGNAVIWKPSEKTPLTALACQALFERVLKNFNDAPQYLSQVIIGGRDAGAALVDDPRVALISATGSTRMGREVAPKVAARFARSILELGGNNAMILGPSADLDMAVRAILFSAVGTAGQRCTTLRRLIAHESVKAEIVTRLKAAYSKVRIGHPLEGNLIGPLIDKHGFDNMQDALEQALSEGGKVFGGKRQLQDTFPNAYYVSPAIVEMPEQSDVVCTETFAPILYVVGYTDFAEALRLNNAVPQGLSSCIFTTDVREAEQFMSAVGSDCGIANVNIGPSGAEIGGAFGGEKETGGGRESGSDAWRGYMRRQTNTVNYSLELPLAQGITFD; the protein is encoded by the coding sequence ATGGTTGCCGCATTGCTTGATCGTCTCGGGGTAAACCCGGCGCTGTACCAGGCGGGTAAACAGCCCGTGCATTCGCCGATTGATGGCAGCCTGATCGGCAGTGTCCAGTGGGAAGGTGCCGCCGAGGTGGAGCAACAGGTCAGTCGCGCCGAGCATGCATTCCAAGCCTGGCGCAACGTGCCGGCGCCCCGTCGTGGCGAGCTGGTGCGGCAGTTCGGCGACGTGCTGCGTGAATACAAGGCTGACCTGGGTGAGCTGGTGTCCTGGGAGGCCGGCAAGATCACTCAGGAAGGCCTGGGTGAAGTGCAGGAGATGATCGACATCTGCGATTTCGCCGTCGGCCTGTCGCGCCAGTTGTACGGCTTGACCATCGCCTCCGAGCGCCCAGGCCACCACATGCGTGAAACCTGGCACCCGCTGGGCGTGGTCGGTGTGATCAGCGCCTTCAACTTCCCGGTCGCGGTGTGGGCGTGGAACACCGCGCTGGCGCTGGTGTGCGGCAACGCGGTGATCTGGAAACCGTCGGAAAAAACCCCGCTCACCGCCCTGGCGTGCCAGGCGCTGTTCGAGCGCGTGCTGAAAAACTTTAACGATGCCCCGCAGTACCTCAGTCAGGTGATCATTGGTGGTCGCGATGCCGGCGCTGCGCTGGTGGATGACCCACGCGTAGCGTTGATCAGCGCCACCGGCAGCACCCGCATGGGCCGTGAAGTGGCGCCGAAAGTTGCCGCGCGTTTCGCCCGCAGCATTCTGGAGCTGGGCGGCAACAACGCGATGATCCTCGGCCCAAGCGCCGACCTGGACATGGCCGTACGCGCCATTCTGTTCAGCGCCGTCGGCACCGCCGGCCAGCGTTGCACCACCCTGCGCCGCCTGATCGCCCATGAGTCGGTCAAGGCAGAAATCGTCACCCGCCTCAAGGCCGCCTATTCCAAAGTGCGCATCGGCCACCCGCTGGAAGGCAACCTGATCGGCCCGCTGATCGACAAGCACGGCTTCGACAACATGCAAGATGCCCTTGAGCAAGCCTTGAGCGAAGGCGGCAAGGTGTTCGGCGGCAAACGCCAGTTGCAAGACACCTTCCCCAACGCCTACTACGTATCGCCGGCGATTGTGGAAATGCCCGAGCAAAGCGATGTGGTGTGCACCGAAACCTTCGCGCCGATTCTGTACGTGGTCGGCTACACCGACTTCGCCGAAGCGCTGCGCCTGAACAACGCCGTGCCGCAAGGCTTGTCGTCGTGCATCTTCACCACCGATGTGCGCGAAGCCGAGCAGTTCATGTCGGCGGTGGGCAGTGACTGCGGCATCGCCAACGTCAATATCGGCCCGAGCGGCGCGGAGATTGGTGGCGCGTTTGGCGGTGAAAAAGAAACCGGCGGCGGGCGTGAGTCGGGTTCGGATGCGTGGCGCGGGTATATGCGTCGCCAGACCAACACCGTGAACTATTCACTGGAGTTGCCGTTGGCCCAGGGCATTACCTTCGACTGA
- a CDS encoding LysR family transcriptional regulator, with the protein MLNKRHLPSITALQCFEAATRHLSFTRAAEELNLTQSAVSKQVAQLEELLQHLLFRRVRRRLQMTPAGDLYLVEVRKILTQVEMSTHYLRSYGGETEVLRVSTPYTFGARWLVPRLKGWRLRHPQIHLDLCNEQEPDDLLQGKADMAFYFGQGSRPGTESLKLFSEELVPVCAPESLPAKPLTDPTQLSELVLLQNASRPQGWHDWFADQGYQTEHSYHGPRFDTFYMCIRAAQVGCGVALLPRFLVEEELADGKLVIPWPHAMPSRDAYYLAYPEHSAEVPKVRNFVKWMMEQVI; encoded by the coding sequence GTGCTGAACAAAAGACATTTGCCCTCGATCACCGCCCTGCAGTGTTTCGAAGCCGCCACCCGCCACCTGAGCTTCACCCGCGCCGCCGAGGAACTGAACCTCACGCAGAGCGCCGTGAGCAAGCAAGTGGCGCAGTTGGAGGAGTTGCTGCAACACCTGCTGTTTCGCCGCGTGCGTCGTCGCCTGCAGATGACCCCGGCGGGCGACCTGTACCTGGTGGAAGTGCGCAAAATCCTCACCCAGGTGGAGATGTCCACCCACTACCTGCGCTCCTATGGCGGCGAAACCGAAGTGTTGCGCGTGTCCACGCCCTACACCTTCGGGGCCCGCTGGTTGGTGCCGCGCCTCAAGGGCTGGCGGCTGCGTCACCCGCAAATCCACCTGGACCTGTGCAACGAACAGGAACCGGATGACTTGCTGCAGGGCAAGGCCGACATGGCGTTCTATTTCGGCCAGGGTTCACGTCCCGGCACCGAGAGTTTGAAGTTGTTCAGCGAGGAACTGGTGCCGGTGTGTGCACCGGAAAGCCTGCCGGCCAAACCGCTCACCGACCCTACGCAGCTCAGCGAGTTGGTGTTGCTGCAAAACGCCTCGCGCCCGCAGGGTTGGCACGATTGGTTTGCCGACCAGGGTTACCAGACCGAACACAGCTACCACGGGCCGCGTTTCGATACGTTCTATATGTGCATTCGTGCCGCGCAGGTGGGCTGTGGGGTCGCGCTGCTGCCCAGGTTTCTGGTGGAAGAGGAGTTGGCCGACGGCAAGCTGGTGATTCCCTGGCCGCATGCGATGCCGAGCCGGGATGCTTATTACCTGGCGTATCCGGAGCACTCGGCGGAAGTGCCCAAGGTACGCAATTTTGTGAAGTGGATGATGGAGCAGGTTATTTAG
- a CDS encoding ABC transporter ATP-binding protein produces the protein MNKEVVLSVEHLMMHFGGIKALSDVSLKVERNSIFALIGPNGAGKTTVFNCLTGFYKASGGKIELNVRGKQTNVIQLLGERFQATDFVSPKSFLSRVYYKMFGGTHLVNRAGLARTFQNIRLFKEMSVLENLLVAQHMWVNRNMLAGILNTKGYRKAESDALDCAFYWLEVVDLVDCANRLAGELSYGQQRRLEIARAMCTRPQIICLDEPAAGLNPQETEALSAMIRLLRDEHDLTVVLIEHDMGMVMSISDHIVVLDHGNVIAEGGPEAIRNDPKVIAAYLGADEEEVV, from the coding sequence ATGAACAAGGAAGTCGTCCTGTCCGTGGAACACCTGATGATGCACTTCGGTGGCATCAAGGCCCTGAGCGATGTGAGCCTCAAGGTCGAACGCAACTCGATCTTCGCTCTGATCGGCCCCAACGGCGCCGGCAAGACCACGGTATTCAACTGCCTCACCGGCTTCTACAAGGCCAGTGGCGGCAAGATCGAACTCAACGTGCGTGGCAAGCAGACCAACGTGATCCAACTGCTCGGCGAACGCTTCCAGGCCACGGACTTCGTTTCGCCGAAAAGCTTCCTCAGCCGCGTGTACTACAAGATGTTTGGCGGCACCCACTTGGTAAACCGCGCCGGCCTGGCGCGGACCTTCCAGAACATTCGCCTGTTCAAGGAAATGTCGGTGCTGGAAAACCTGCTGGTGGCCCAGCACATGTGGGTCAACCGCAACATGCTGGCCGGCATTCTCAACACCAAGGGCTATCGCAAGGCCGAAAGCGACGCGCTGGACTGCGCGTTCTACTGGCTCGAAGTGGTCGACCTGGTGGACTGCGCCAACCGCCTCGCCGGTGAGCTTTCCTACGGCCAGCAGCGCCGCCTGGAAATCGCCCGTGCCATGTGCACGCGGCCGCAAATCATCTGTCTGGACGAACCCGCAGCCGGCCTCAACCCCCAGGAAACCGAAGCCCTCAGCGCGATGATTCGCCTGCTGCGCGACGAACACGACCTTACGGTGGTGCTGATCGAACACGACATGGGCATGGTGATGAGTATTTCCGACCACATCGTGGTGCTGGACCACGGCAACGTGATCGCCGAAGGCGGGCCGGAAGCGATACGCAACGATCCGAAAGTGATTGCCGCCTACCTGGGCGCAGACGAAGAGGAAGTGGTATGA
- a CDS encoding ABC transporter ATP-binding protein: MSAPILEMKDLDVFYGPIQALKKVSLHINEGETVSLIGSNGAGKSTLLMSIFGQPRAESGQILYNGVDITHKSSHYIASNGIAQSPEGRRVFPDMTVEENLLMGTIPIGDKYAQEDMQRMFELFPRLKERRNQRAMTMSGGEQQMLAIARALMSRPKLLLLDEPSLGLAPIVVKQIFSTLRELAATGMTIFLVEQNANHALRLSDRAYVMVNGEIRLTGTGKELLVNEDVRNAYLGGH, from the coding sequence ATGAGCGCACCTATCCTCGAAATGAAGGACCTGGACGTGTTCTACGGACCGATCCAGGCCCTGAAAAAAGTCTCGCTGCACATCAACGAAGGTGAAACGGTCAGCCTGATCGGCTCCAACGGCGCGGGCAAATCCACGCTGCTGATGTCGATCTTCGGCCAGCCGCGGGCCGAGTCGGGGCAAATCCTCTACAACGGTGTCGACATTACCCACAAGTCATCCCACTACATCGCCTCCAATGGCATCGCGCAGTCGCCGGAAGGGCGGCGGGTGTTCCCCGACATGACCGTGGAGGAAAACCTGCTGATGGGCACCATCCCGATTGGCGACAAATACGCTCAGGAAGACATGCAGCGCATGTTCGAGCTGTTCCCGCGCCTCAAGGAACGGCGCAACCAGCGGGCCATGACCATGTCCGGTGGCGAGCAGCAGATGCTCGCCATCGCCCGCGCGCTGATGAGCCGGCCCAAGCTGTTGTTGCTGGACGAACCGAGCCTGGGGTTGGCGCCGATTGTGGTGAAGCAGATCTTCTCGACCCTGCGCGAGCTGGCGGCCACTGGGATGACCATCTTCCTGGTGGAACAAAACGCCAACCACGCGCTGCGTCTGTCGGACCGGGCGTATGTGATGGTCAACGGCGAGATCCGCCTGACGGGCACCGGTAAAGAATTGCTGGTGAACGAGGACGTGCGCAACGCCTACCTCGGCGGTCACTGA
- the amaA gene encoding L-pipecolate oxidase: protein MALRETCLWEHLTPSRPDRAALRGEAKVDVCVIGAGITGLSAAVHLLEQGKSVAVLEAHRTGHGGSGRNVGLVNAGLWIPPDDIEAGFGEAVGSQLNRMLGAAPSLVFSLIDKYHIDCQLRREGTLHMAHNARGEADLRSREEQWKRRGAPVELLTGQACEQATGTQKIAAALLDRRAGTLNPMAYTSGLAEAAVGLGGQLFDHSPVTRLERQGSHWSVQTAQGAVQAAQVVIASNAYTEGEWTELRRNFFPGYYYQVASAPLTDDAAKQILPGGQGSWDTRQVLSSIRRDAEGRLLLGSLGNGNQKPAWFLKAWADRVQQHYFPYLKSVQWEYTWTGCIAFTPDHLMRLFEPAPGLVAVTGYNGRGVTTGSVVGKAFADYLCHQNAQALPIPFAPMQPLAGVGLRSCLYEAGFSLYHAGQCLRIVI, encoded by the coding sequence ATGGCACTACGCGAAACATGTTTATGGGAACACCTCACCCCCAGCCGGCCGGACCGTGCCGCGCTTCGGGGCGAGGCCAAGGTGGACGTGTGCGTGATCGGCGCCGGCATCACCGGTTTATCGGCGGCCGTTCACTTGCTGGAACAGGGTAAAAGCGTCGCCGTGCTGGAGGCCCATCGCACCGGCCATGGCGGTTCGGGGCGCAACGTCGGGTTGGTAAACGCCGGCCTGTGGATCCCGCCGGACGACATCGAAGCCGGGTTCGGCGAAGCGGTGGGCAGCCAGCTCAACCGCATGTTGGGCGCGGCGCCGTCGCTGGTGTTCAGCCTGATCGACAAATACCACATCGATTGCCAATTGCGCCGTGAGGGCACGTTGCACATGGCGCACAACGCCCGTGGCGAGGCGGACCTGCGCAGTCGTGAAGAACAATGGAAGCGCCGTGGCGCGCCAGTGGAGTTGCTCACCGGCCAGGCCTGCGAGCAGGCCACCGGCACCCAAAAAATTGCCGCCGCCCTGTTGGACCGACGGGCGGGTACGTTGAACCCGATGGCCTATACCTCGGGGCTTGCAGAGGCGGCCGTGGGGCTTGGCGGGCAACTGTTCGACCATTCGCCGGTTACCCGGCTGGAACGCCAGGGGTCCCACTGGTCGGTGCAGACTGCCCAAGGGGCCGTGCAGGCGGCACAGGTGGTCATCGCCTCCAATGCCTACACCGAAGGCGAATGGACCGAGCTGCGGCGTAACTTTTTCCCCGGTTATTACTACCAGGTCGCGTCGGCCCCGCTCACCGACGACGCCGCCAAACAAATCCTTCCTGGTGGCCAGGGGTCGTGGGATACGCGCCAGGTCTTGAGCAGCATCCGCCGCGATGCCGAGGGTCGCCTGTTGCTCGGCAGCCTGGGTAACGGCAATCAGAAACCGGCCTGGTTCCTCAAAGCGTGGGCCGATCGGGTGCAGCAGCACTACTTCCCGTACCTCAAATCGGTGCAGTGGGAGTACACCTGGACTGGTTGCATTGCCTTCACGCCCGACCACTTGATGCGCCTGTTCGAACCGGCGCCGGGCCTTGTGGCCGTCACCGGCTATAACGGGCGGGGCGTGACCACCGGCAGCGTGGTCGGCAAGGCGTTTGCCGACTACCTGTGTCACCAGAATGCCCAGGCATTGCCGATTCCGTTCGCGCCGATGCAGCCGTTGGCCGGTGTGGGGTTGCGCAGTTGTCTGTATGAGGCGGGATTCTCGCTGTATCACGCCGGGCAATGCCTGCGGATCGTGATCTGA
- a CDS encoding SDR family oxidoreductase encodes MTNTLFITGATSGFGEACARRFAEAGWKLVLTGRRAERLNALVEELSKQTEVHGLVVDVRDRQGMEDAIANLPPSFATLRGLINNAGLAVGTDPAPKCSLDDWETMVDTNIKGLLTTTSLLLPRLIAHGRGAGIINLGSIAGSYPYPGSHVYGGSKAFVKQFSLNLRCDLQGTGVRVTNIEPGLCESEFSLVRFGGDQARYDATYAGAEPIQPQDIADTIFWVMNTPAHVNINRLELMPVSQTWAGFAIERGAK; translated from the coding sequence ATGACCAACACGCTGTTTATCACTGGCGCCACCTCAGGTTTCGGCGAAGCCTGCGCCCGTCGGTTTGCCGAAGCCGGCTGGAAACTCGTGCTCACCGGCCGTCGCGCCGAGCGTTTGAATGCCCTGGTTGAAGAGCTTTCCAAGCAGACCGAAGTGCATGGCTTGGTCGTGGATGTGCGTGACCGCCAAGGCATGGAAGACGCCATCGCCAACCTGCCGCCGTCGTTCGCCACGTTGCGCGGCCTGATCAACAACGCCGGGTTGGCCGTGGGCACGGACCCGGCGCCCAAATGCAGCCTCGACGATTGGGAAACCATGGTCGACACCAACATCAAGGGCCTGCTGACCACCACCAGCCTGCTGCTGCCACGCTTGATCGCCCATGGCCGGGGCGCCGGGATCATCAACCTGGGCTCCATCGCCGGCAGCTACCCCTACCCGGGCAGCCACGTGTATGGCGGCTCCAAGGCGTTCGTTAAACAGTTCTCGCTGAACCTGCGTTGCGACTTGCAAGGCACCGGCGTGCGCGTGACCAACATCGAGCCCGGCCTGTGCGAGAGCGAGTTCTCCCTGGTGCGCTTCGGCGGTGATCAGGCGCGCTACGACGCCACCTACGCCGGCGCCGAGCCGATCCAGCCGCAAGACATTGCCGACACGATCTTCTGGGTCATGAACACGCCCGCGCACGTCAATATCAACCGCCTGGAACTGATGCCGGTGAGCCAGACCTGGGCTGGGTTTGCGATTGAGCGTGGCGCCAAGTAA
- a CDS encoding ABC transporter permease subunit, giving the protein MDGIFLQQLVNGLTLGSVYGLIAIGYTMVYGIIGMINFAHGEVYMISAYLAAISLALLAYFGIESFPLLILGTLIFTVVVTGVYGWVIERVAYKPLRNSTRLAPLISAIGISLILQNYAQIAQGAKQQGIPTLLAGAWRVDIGSGFVQLTYTKVFILVAAFAGMALLTYIIKYTKLGRMCRATQQDRKMASILGINTDRVISYVFVIGAAMAALAGVLITLNYGTFDFYAGFIIGIKAFTAAVLGGIGSLPGAMLGGIILGISESLFSGLINSDYKDVFSFSLLVVILIFRPQGLLGRPLVAKV; this is encoded by the coding sequence ATGGATGGTATTTTCCTGCAGCAACTGGTCAACGGCCTGACCCTCGGGTCGGTCTATGGCCTGATCGCCATCGGCTACACAATGGTCTATGGCATCATTGGCATGATCAACTTCGCCCACGGCGAGGTTTATATGATTTCCGCTTACCTCGCGGCGATCAGTCTGGCACTGCTGGCTTACTTCGGCATCGAATCCTTCCCGCTGCTCATACTCGGCACCTTGATCTTCACCGTGGTCGTCACTGGCGTGTACGGTTGGGTCATTGAGCGTGTCGCCTACAAACCGCTGCGCAATTCCACCCGACTGGCACCGCTGATCAGCGCCATCGGGATCTCCCTGATCCTGCAGAACTACGCGCAGATCGCCCAGGGCGCCAAGCAACAAGGTATTCCTACCCTGCTGGCCGGGGCCTGGCGTGTCGATATCGGCAGTGGGTTCGTCCAGCTCACCTACACCAAAGTATTCATCCTGGTCGCCGCCTTCGCGGGCATGGCTTTGCTGACCTACATCATCAAGTACACCAAGCTCGGCCGCATGTGCCGCGCCACCCAGCAAGACCGCAAGATGGCCTCGATCCTGGGGATCAACACCGATCGCGTGATCTCCTATGTGTTCGTCATAGGGGCCGCCATGGCCGCGTTGGCCGGCGTGCTGATCACCCTCAACTACGGCACCTTCGACTTCTATGCCGGCTTCATCATCGGCATCAAGGCGTTTACCGCAGCGGTACTCGGCGGCATCGGCTCCCTGCCTGGGGCGATGTTGGGCGGGATCATCCTCGGTATCTCCGAGTCGTTGTTCTCGGGGTTGATCAACTCTGACTACAAAGACGTGTTCAGTTTCTCCCTGCTGGTGGTGATTCTGATTTTCCGTCCCCAGGGCCTGCTTGGTCGCCCACTCGTGGCGAAGGTGTAA
- the livM gene encoding high-affinity branched-chain amino acid ABC transporter permease LivM, which translates to MSAAKPIDIKKSVVDTILAGLISLIVFGPIVGVVLDGYSFNLEPARVGLLVAIVMAGRFAMSLFLQTSKGVKILQGFESSGSGVHVLAPDYKSRLRWIIPALIVIAIVFPIFANKYLLTVVILGLIYVLLGLGLNIVVGLAGLLDLGYVAFYAIGAYGLALGYQYLGLGFWTVLPLAAIAAALAGCILGFPVLRMHGDYLAIVTLGFGEIIRLVLNNWLSFTGGPNGMPVPSPTFLGLEFGKRAKDGGIPFHEFFGIDYNPNIKFMFIYIVLFLVVLAVLYIKHRLTRMPVGRAWEALREDEIACRSMGLNHVLVKLSAFTIGASTAGLAGVFFASYQGFVNPSSFTFFESALILAIVVLGGMGSTVGVVIAAFVLTVAPELLRSFSEYRVLLFGVLMVVMMIWRPRGLIRISRTGVTPRKGVAP; encoded by the coding sequence ATGTCTGCTGCCAAACCTATCGATATCAAGAAAAGTGTCGTCGATACGATCCTCGCCGGGCTGATTTCGCTGATCGTGTTCGGCCCGATTGTCGGCGTGGTCCTCGACGGCTACAGCTTCAACCTGGAACCGGCTCGCGTGGGCCTGTTGGTCGCCATCGTGATGGCCGGCCGTTTTGCCATGAGCCTGTTCCTGCAAACCTCCAAGGGCGTGAAGATCCTGCAGGGCTTCGAGAGCAGTGGTTCGGGCGTGCATGTGCTGGCACCGGACTACAAATCGCGGCTGCGCTGGATTATCCCGGCATTGATCGTGATCGCCATCGTGTTCCCGATCTTCGCCAACAAGTACCTGCTCACCGTCGTCATCCTGGGCTTGATCTATGTACTGCTCGGCCTGGGCCTGAACATCGTGGTCGGCCTGGCCGGCCTGCTCGACCTGGGTTACGTGGCGTTCTACGCCATCGGCGCCTATGGCCTGGCGCTGGGTTACCAATACCTGGGCCTGGGCTTCTGGACGGTACTGCCACTGGCGGCCATCGCGGCGGCGCTGGCGGGGTGCATACTCGGGTTCCCGGTGTTGCGAATGCACGGTGACTACCTGGCCATCGTGACCCTGGGCTTCGGTGAAATCATCCGCCTGGTACTCAACAACTGGCTGTCGTTCACCGGCGGGCCGAATGGTATGCCGGTGCCTTCGCCGACCTTTCTGGGCCTGGAGTTCGGCAAGCGTGCCAAAGATGGCGGCATCCCGTTTCACGAGTTCTTCGGCATCGATTACAACCCCAACATCAAGTTCATGTTCATCTACATCGTGCTGTTCCTGGTGGTGCTGGCCGTGTTGTACATCAAGCACCGCCTGACCCGCATGCCGGTCGGCCGCGCCTGGGAAGCCCTGCGTGAAGATGAAATCGCCTGCCGCTCCATGGGCCTGAATCACGTACTGGTCAAGCTCTCTGCATTCACCATCGGCGCGTCCACCGCCGGTTTGGCCGGGGTGTTCTTTGCCAGCTACCAGGGCTTCGTCAACCCGTCGTCGTTCACCTTCTTCGAGTCGGCGCTGATCCTGGCCATCGTGGTGTTGGGCGGCATGGGCTCGACGGTCGGCGTGGTGATCGCGGCATTCGTGCTGACGGTAGCGCCGGAACTGCTGCGCAGCTTCTCCGAGTACCGCGTGCTGCTGTTTGGCGTGCTGATGGTGGTGATGATGATCTGGCGACCGCGCGGCCTGATCCGCATCAGCCGTACCGGTGTAACCCCACGTAAAGGAGTGGCGCCATGA
- a CDS encoding AGE family epimerase/isomerase — MPIASPPALNTVLTHFHSLIVPLWQGPGWNAELALPYEALDADHRPLPPQRYRAMACARQLYLFASLIGEPGAAFAEARAAVLFRSLQRHFHDAEHGGWFYSIDPAGQPLDKRKDLYTHAFIIFACAHYWAKVREPLVESVLNAALAVVAERFASGDGLYEAVLERNWSSLNAGPLQNPLMHLAEGFLATLSVREDAVTQDALLDLATALQKRFIDRLHGVMMEKPLGAVDNWFEPGHQFEWFFLLESSDVLRGTALHASLTRAFAYAEQKGVDTLSGAVSGMLALDGSVRDGTQRIWAQAEYLRALTLRPASEARLQHQLLALQHNFLHDKGWHECLDANGAVSRRDMPSTTPYHLATCYQGLSQHFC; from the coding sequence ATGCCCATCGCTTCCCCGCCTGCCTTGAATACCGTGCTCACGCACTTCCACAGCCTGATCGTGCCCCTCTGGCAGGGCCCGGGCTGGAACGCCGAGCTGGCGTTGCCCTATGAGGCGCTGGACGCCGATCACCGGCCTTTGCCCCCCCAACGCTATCGCGCCATGGCGTGCGCCCGACAGTTGTACCTGTTCGCCAGCCTGATTGGCGAACCCGGTGCGGCCTTCGCCGAAGCACGCGCGGCAGTGTTGTTCCGCTCGCTGCAACGGCACTTCCACGACGCGGAGCACGGCGGCTGGTTCTACAGCATCGACCCGGCCGGGCAGCCGTTGGATAAACGCAAAGACCTCTATACCCACGCCTTCATCATCTTTGCCTGTGCCCACTACTGGGCCAAGGTGCGTGAACCGTTGGTGGAGTCGGTGCTCAATGCCGCGCTTGCCGTGGTCGCCGAACGCTTCGCCAGCGGCGACGGCCTGTACGAAGCGGTGCTGGAACGCAACTGGTCTTCCCTCAACGCCGGGCCCTTGCAGAACCCGCTGATGCACCTTGCCGAAGGCTTCCTGGCCACGCTGAGCGTGCGTGAAGACGCCGTCACACAGGACGCGTTGCTCGACTTGGCCACGGCCCTGCAAAAGCGCTTCATCGACCGCCTGCACGGCGTGATGATGGAAAAACCGCTGGGCGCGGTGGATAACTGGTTCGAGCCGGGACACCAGTTCGAATGGTTCTTTTTGCTTGAGTCGTCGGATGTGCTGCGCGGCACTGCGCTGCATGCTTCGCTCACGCGGGCATTTGCCTACGCCGAGCAAAAAGGTGTGGATACGTTAAGCGGTGCGGTCAGCGGCATGCTCGCCCTCGACGGCAGCGTGCGCGACGGTACCCAACGCATCTGGGCCCAGGCCGAATACCTGCGGGCCTTGACCCTGCGCCCCGCCAGCGAAGCGCGGTTACAGCACCAATTGCTGGCGCTGCAACACAACTTCCTGCATGACAAAGGCTGGCACGAATGCCTGGATGCCAACGGCGCCGTGAGCCGACGGGATATGCCGTCGACCACGCCGTATCACCTGGCGACGTGCTATCAGGGGCTTAGCCAGCATTTTTGTTGA
- a CDS encoding branched-chain amino acid ABC transporter substrate-binding protein, translating to MSQTFYKKGFLALAVAAALGVSTFVQADVKIGVAGPMTGANASFGEQYMKGAQAAAEVINKAGGINGEKVVLVAGDDACEPKQAVAVANRLADQDKVIGVVGHFCSSNTIPASEVYDEAGIIAITPGSTNPQVTERGLGAMFRMCGRDDQQGIVAGDYIVDVLKGKKVAVINDKDTYGKGLADATAAQLTKRGVKPVLEEGLTRGEKDFSALVTKIRSLGADVVYFGGLHPEAGPLVRQIREAGLKDVKFMSDDGVVTDELVATAGGAQYVDGVYMTFGADPRLLPDSKAVVEEFRKAGYEPEGYTLYAYASLQALAAGFNGAKSNKGEDAAKWLKAHPVKTVMGEKTWDAKGDLKVSDYVVYQWDKDGKYHQLEKQK from the coding sequence ATGTCCCAGACGTTTTACAAGAAAGGTTTTCTGGCCCTCGCCGTTGCAGCGGCGCTGGGTGTTTCTACGTTTGTTCAAGCTGATGTGAAGATTGGCGTGGCGGGGCCCATGACGGGCGCCAACGCGTCGTTCGGTGAGCAGTACATGAAGGGTGCCCAGGCGGCGGCCGAAGTCATCAACAAGGCCGGCGGCATCAACGGTGAGAAAGTCGTGCTGGTGGCCGGCGACGACGCCTGCGAACCCAAGCAGGCCGTGGCCGTGGCAAACCGCCTGGCCGACCAGGACAAAGTGATCGGCGTGGTCGGGCACTTCTGCTCGTCCAACACCATCCCGGCCTCCGAGGTCTACGACGAGGCGGGCATCATCGCGATCACCCCCGGCTCCACCAACCCACAGGTGACCGAGCGTGGCCTGGGCGCCATGTTCCGCATGTGCGGGCGTGACGACCAGCAAGGCATCGTCGCCGGCGACTACATCGTCGACGTGCTCAAGGGTAAGAAAGTCGCGGTCATCAACGACAAGGACACCTACGGCAAAGGCCTGGCCGATGCCACCGCTGCGCAGTTGACCAAGCGCGGCGTCAAGCCGGTGCTCGAAGAAGGCCTGACCCGTGGCGAGAAAGACTTCAGCGCCCTGGTCACCAAGATCCGCTCCCTGGGCGCCGACGTGGTGTACTTCGGCGGGCTGCACCCGGAAGCCGGTCCACTGGTCCGCCAGATCCGTGAAGCCGGCCTCAAGGACGTCAAGTTCATGTCCGACGACGGTGTCGTGACCGACGAACTGGTGGCCACCGCCGGCGGCGCGCAGTACGTCGATGGCGTGTACATGACCTTCGGCGCTGACCCGCGCCTGCTGCCGGACAGCAAGGCCGTGGTCGAAGAGTTCCGCAAGGCCGGTTACGAGCCTGAAGGCTACACCCTGTACGCCTACGCCTCGCTGCAGGCCCTGGCCGCCGGTTTCAACGGCGCCAAGTCCAACAAGGGCGAAGACGCCGCCAAATGGCTCAAGGCTCACCCGGTCAAGACCGTGATGGGTGAGAAGACCTGGGACGCCAAAGGCGACCTGAAAGTGTCCGACTACGTGGTTTACCAGTGGGACAAGGACGGCAAATACCACCAGTTGGAAAAGCAGAAGTAA